From a single Paraburkholderia sp. FT54 genomic region:
- the mnmH gene encoding tRNA 2-selenouridine(34) synthase MnmH, which produces MKNLLVSLEKAGDFDEIIDVRTPLEFAEDHIPGALNAPVLSNEERVLVGTTYKQISPFEATRIGAALVARNIAHHLETTFADRPRNWRPLIYCWRGGKRSGSVTTLFNMIGWQARQLDGGYKTYRRATLDTLVTLPKTFSYIALVGPTGSGKTRLLAALNAAGAQTLDLEALAAHRGSLLGAWAGVPQPSQKRFDTLLVGALRTFDPARPVFVEAESRRIGSVALPLALLETFHQGRCVEVMSSREDRAAFLLHDYAHLFDDPESLKGQLQKMVGLHSKERVAGWQRLVDENRRAELARELIERHYDPAYARSSHQHFVQLPRALQLNFRPNDADVVDQARALLAQLDSSALAII; this is translated from the coding sequence TTGAAAAATCTACTCGTCAGCCTCGAAAAAGCAGGTGATTTCGATGAAATCATCGACGTGCGCACGCCTCTCGAGTTTGCGGAAGACCACATTCCGGGCGCGTTGAACGCGCCCGTGCTGAGCAATGAAGAGCGCGTGCTGGTCGGCACGACGTACAAACAGATATCGCCGTTCGAAGCCACGCGGATCGGCGCGGCGCTGGTCGCGCGCAATATCGCGCATCACCTGGAGACGACTTTCGCCGACCGGCCGCGCAACTGGCGGCCGCTGATCTATTGCTGGCGCGGCGGCAAACGCTCGGGCTCGGTGACCACGCTCTTCAATATGATCGGCTGGCAGGCGCGCCAACTCGATGGCGGCTACAAGACCTATCGGCGGGCCACGCTCGACACGCTCGTCACCTTGCCGAAGACTTTCTCCTACATCGCGCTGGTGGGCCCGACCGGCAGCGGCAAGACGCGCCTGCTCGCGGCCCTGAACGCCGCGGGCGCGCAGACGCTGGATCTCGAAGCGCTGGCTGCGCACCGCGGCTCGCTGCTCGGCGCCTGGGCCGGCGTGCCTCAGCCGTCGCAAAAGCGTTTCGATACGCTGCTCGTGGGTGCGCTGCGCACGTTCGATCCGGCACGGCCGGTGTTCGTGGAAGCTGAAAGCCGGCGCATCGGCTCCGTTGCGCTGCCGCTCGCGCTGCTCGAAACGTTTCATCAGGGCCGCTGCGTCGAGGTGATGTCGAGCCGCGAAGATCGCGCGGCGTTCCTGCTTCACGACTATGCCCATCTGTTCGACGATCCCGAGTCGCTGAAGGGGCAACTGCAGAAAATGGTCGGTTTGCATAGCAAGGAACGTGTCGCGGGCTGGCAACGGCTCGTCGACGAGAACCGGCGCGCCGAACTCGCGCGCGAGTTGATCGAGCGTCACTATGATCCGGCGTATGCGCGCAGCAGCCATCAGCATTTCGTCCAGTTGCCGCGCGCTTTGCAATTGAATTTCCGCCCCAACGACGCCGATGTCGTCGACCAGGCGAGAGCACTGCTTGCGCAACTGGACAGCAGCGCGCTCGCCATCATCTGA
- a CDS encoding permease, with protein sequence MQSTLRQPRVAFGWIVFLLIAVVGLFYVKWFPYYNRAFVAASQHSIGKSILMGTSASAPAASWQAAIDYALAYGKAIWQAMVLGLLLGSAVQALIPPQWVARALGRTDFSSVVKGGLMSLPGMMCTCCAAPVVAGLRARQAAPGAAIAFWLGNTALNPATLIFMGFVLGWQWMGLRLALGIVMVFGLGYLVNRMVTPKEAEASREAMAQLVAGDVPGTAFARWVKILGTMTLRLVPEYIVLVLILGAARTWLFPHVGPEIDNSLLWIIALSIAGALFVIPTAGEVPIIQAMLSFGMAAGPAGALLMTLPLISVPSMAMLGRSFPRRVLTVVALAVVVCGVISGLLAVALRF encoded by the coding sequence ATGCAATCAACCCTCCGACAACCACGAGTCGCTTTCGGCTGGATCGTCTTTCTGCTGATCGCCGTCGTCGGCCTCTTTTATGTGAAGTGGTTCCCGTACTACAACCGCGCGTTCGTGGCCGCGAGCCAGCACTCCATCGGCAAATCGATCCTGATGGGCACGTCGGCTAGCGCGCCGGCTGCGTCGTGGCAGGCTGCCATCGACTACGCCCTCGCCTACGGCAAGGCGATCTGGCAAGCCATGGTGCTCGGACTGCTGCTCGGCTCTGCGGTACAGGCATTGATTCCGCCGCAATGGGTGGCGCGCGCGCTCGGCCGGACCGATTTTAGCAGCGTGGTGAAGGGTGGCTTGATGTCGCTGCCGGGCATGATGTGCACGTGTTGCGCGGCACCGGTCGTGGCGGGCCTGCGTGCGCGTCAGGCGGCGCCGGGCGCGGCGATCGCGTTCTGGCTCGGCAATACCGCTTTGAATCCGGCCACCCTGATCTTCATGGGCTTCGTGCTCGGTTGGCAGTGGATGGGCTTGCGGCTCGCACTGGGCATCGTGATGGTGTTCGGTCTCGGGTATCTGGTGAACCGCATGGTCACGCCGAAGGAAGCCGAAGCGTCGCGCGAAGCAATGGCGCAACTCGTCGCCGGCGATGTGCCCGGCACCGCGTTCGCGCGCTGGGTGAAAATCCTCGGCACGATGACGCTGCGGCTCGTTCCCGAATACATCGTGCTGGTGCTGATTCTCGGCGCGGCGCGCACGTGGCTGTTTCCGCATGTCGGACCGGAGATCGACAACAGCCTGCTGTGGATCATCGCGTTATCCATCGCCGGCGCGCTGTTCGTGATTCCGACCGCGGGCGAAGTGCCGATCATCCAGGCCATGCTCTCGTTCGGCATGGCGGCCGGGCCGGCCGGCGCGCTGCTGATGACGTTGCCGCTGATCAGTGTCCCGTCGATGGCCATGCTCGGACGCTCGTTTCCGCGACGCGTGCTGACGGTCGTGGCATTGGCCGTCGTGGTGTGCGGTGTGATCAGCGGGTTGCTGGCGGTAGCCTTGAGGTTTTAA